In Sphingobacteriaceae bacterium, one genomic interval encodes:
- the gcvT gene encoding glycine cleavage system aminomethyltransferase GcvT, which translates to MKTTALTNKHIALGAKMVPFAGYNMPVSYAGLNEEHLTVRGGVGVFDVSHMGEFRLKGSKALDLIQKVTSNDAAKLEDGKVQYSCLPNENGGIVDDLLVYRFKEDEYYLVVNASNIEKDWNWISKFNSFGVEMTNLSEEMSLLAVQGPNAIKTLQKLTQVDLSQMEYYTFKVGQMAGVNDVIISNTGYTGAGGFEIYILNKDAEKMWDAIFEAGKEFNIKPIGLGARDTLRLEMGFCLYGNDIDDTTSPIEAGLGWITKFTKDFTNRAAIESQKTNGVSKKLVGFEMIERGIPRHDYPIADASGNIIGKVTSGTQSPSLNKAIGMGYVTTSLSKPDTEIFVIIREKPIKAKVVKIPFLKK; encoded by the coding sequence ATGAAAACAACGGCGCTAACTAATAAACACATTGCATTGGGTGCAAAAATGGTTCCGTTCGCCGGATATAATATGCCGGTTTCTTACGCAGGATTAAATGAAGAACATCTAACGGTTCGCGGAGGTGTTGGTGTGTTTGATGTTAGTCATATGGGAGAATTTCGACTTAAGGGAAGTAAAGCATTGGATTTAATCCAAAAGGTAACGTCAAACGATGCGGCTAAATTAGAGGATGGAAAAGTTCAATATTCATGCCTGCCTAACGAAAATGGCGGCATTGTAGATGATTTATTAGTTTATCGTTTTAAGGAAGACGAGTATTATTTAGTAGTAAATGCATCTAATATTGAAAAAGATTGGAACTGGATTTCTAAGTTTAACTCTTTTGGTGTGGAAATGACTAACCTTTCTGAAGAGATGAGTTTACTTGCAGTGCAAGGTCCAAATGCTATAAAAACTTTACAAAAGTTAACCCAAGTGGATTTATCGCAAATGGAATATTACACTTTTAAAGTTGGACAAATGGCCGGAGTAAATGATGTTATTATTTCAAATACCGGTTACACCGGAGCGGGTGGATTTGAAATTTATATTTTGAATAAAGATGCAGAGAAAATGTGGGACGCAATTTTTGAAGCTGGAAAAGAATTTAATATTAAACCAATCGGGCTTGGAGCAAGAGATACGCTAAGACTTGAAATGGGATTTTGCTTGTACGGAAATGATATTGATGATACCACATCTCCTATAGAGGCTGGTTTAGGTTGGATAACCAAGTTTACCAAGGACTTCACGAATAGAGCCGCTATAGAATCACAAAAAACGAATGGCGTAAGTAAAAAACTGGTTGGTTTTGAAATGATTGAAAGAGGAATTCCTCGCCATGATTATCCTATCGCTGATGCAAGTGGCAATATTATAGGTAAAGTTACCTCCGGTACTCAATCTCCAAGTTTAAATAAAGCCATAGGCATGGGATATGTAACTACCTCATTATCAAAGCCTGATACTGAAATCTTTGTTATTATTCGCGAAAAACCGATAAAGGCCAAAGTTGTTAAAATCCCGTTTTTAAAGAAATAG